The Dreissena polymorpha isolate Duluth1 chromosome 8, UMN_Dpol_1.0, whole genome shotgun sequence genome includes the window ggttctcatgagaacctagtttctcatgaaaacctagtttcCCATAAAAAAACCTGGTTtattgggatttcataaacctagtttcttatGAGAATcgaggttctcatgaaaacctaggttctcatgagaaaacTAGTTTCTTGCGTTGAACCGCTTACCATGATTCACTtacagttgtctcccattgcttgatACACGctgcctcaaacgactgtacggtacagttttctattttaagtatgtttgTGATATAGTAAGctatcattatggtataaatagaagtttaatctctattaataatgtataataacgttttattcaatcgtaagatatcggcccacACTGCAAGAACAACTTATGCattaaagactttgcaaacatatttcaataacttgagatatttgcaaaaataaagttcttaacggcgtgttttcaatctgtccagcccgtgtgtaatcatatgtaaaccccattgatcctgcgccctgaataaaatgtgtcttgtattccaaacgagcaagtttacgccgtctgacgcgtaattctggaaacctagattctcatgagaaTCTATGGTTCCCAAAGGAAAACCAGAgatttagtattaaagacgcgtaattctgtaaaccttggttctcataaaaacctaggttctcatgaaaattatggttcccaaatgaaaaccacggatatggcaagcagttcgatgcataatcccaagaaactagtttttttatgagaacctaggttctcattctgagaacctaggttcttaccagagccttggttttcaaatgagaacctaggttctcatgagaaacctggtttctcaTGGTtctctaggttctcatgaaaacctaggttcttatttgaaaacttgggatctggaagccatgtgcaatcttcaagcgagaacagTTCACATGAGAAacatagtttcttgggattatgcgtcgaacagCTTGTCATACActaacactaactccgatcctaataaaaagacagtttcgCTCGGCTTATAGGACtttacagtcatgtaaaatattgaatataatatatttttttataaacaactagtagcaagatgagttgcagataattgaacGGTTACCACATGTTAACTAACtcctttgacctgttaattctttttagcttAATTCAACGGTGAACAATGCGCATAATATTACTTAAAGTTTTAATGAAGGTCTTTCGTTTCGTTTTAGAAAAGGTGCTTAAATAAAGACTTGGAAACGCacagtttatttaattttaaatatttaataccgATATTTGTTAAACGTTTGAACCATGAGTTTATGGTATGGCTGCgttttatgatgttatgtttaagTCTTATCATGTATGTTCTTTTTCAAATTACTCTTTAGCgactatatatataaatatttatgcttttgcGATAATTAGATGCCAGTCATCGAATTAAATGTGTATAATCAAACCGAACGCATAGTCAAAATACAGCTGTAGGTTTTAATCTGGTTATACAAGTTTGTTTTATGTCGCAGCCAGTTTTGTCGAGTTTTGTTGATATTGCACACTCTGTTGTTGGTGTGAAGAAAGATATTCGAcattaaagaaatacaaaaaagtaaattACAGAAACAAAACAAGTAATGACTATTCATTTGTAGTTATCGTCTAAAAATAAATAGGTGGAGCTTATCAATAGTTTGTGTTGAATTATCAAATACTCATTTCACTGGCTATCATAGAAACACATGTATTTACAGTCGTGGCTACGCAATTcgtgttttgtttaaatgaaagattAGCTCGTTATTATTTAACTGATATCAATTTCATTTTAAGTAAACACCACAAAACAAGTTGTTAATATCAAATTTATGAAATTACATTTAATGCTCTTTTTTAAAATCATGGAATATTTATTCTGAACAAATATGTTTGAAGTAAAGCTTAACAATATTTACCCGTTACTCAATAAGAAGTTTCTTTTTATGTATtgtaaacatgtgtttcctttttTTGCATTCAACTTTTTTCGaagattaattattttaatacacaCGAGCATAATCCCCAGCATCAGTTCAGCGTTTGAGAGCTTACTTAAAGATGCTGCACAGTTATCAAATAATGCAACTATgctatttattgatttgtttgcAGAGTGAAATAAAAGGCGAACAATTGACATATTATTTGCAGCGcttaaagataaaaacaaatgCTATTTTGCAACTAATGCATGAATATGTCTAATCAATGTGTAGACTCGTTGCTCGTGTCCATGTTGTACATACCATATTAAAGTTAAAGGTGCTACTGTTACACGGCAACACGTGTATGCTAATTatcataaatgttatttcatgttaAGGGCTCTTGTATATTGTCAATTACATATAGTGTTGATTTTTTTCGTTGCTGTTTTATCCAatcttgctcgtttggaatacaaTCATTGTGTCGATACCATAGATGGCCTAGCCGGAAGCGAAAATAGTTCAACAACCTAGTGGAGCGACTGGAAAAAAAATCCACAGCATTCGAGATGACGATCTGTGCAGAGAAAACCAATCTGATAACTAGCAATATCGACGGCACCAGCAATGGCATCGGGGTCTGTGACGAAAAACAGGAAACCGTAAACAGCTTCAAATACCTTGGAGCAGCTGTCATGGATACAGGATCAATGTCTGAAATACTCGCCAGCGTCACACATCCACAGCAGCGCTCAAAACACGTATTACCATCTGGAAGATCAGACACATAGAAATCAGCTCAAAAGTCAGCCTGTTCCGCGCCCAAGCTGTGTCCATATGTGTGTACCCCTGCGAGTCATGGACACTTACAATGGACTTAGAGAAGATCACCCACCATCCATGGACATTAGATTACTCCTGGGCATATCCTACAAAGACCACATCACCAACGTGGAAGTCGGAAACAGAGTCAAGAAAACCGTCGGACCTATCGACAATCTGCTGACCACCGTCAAAATACGGAAACTTAAGAGGTATGGGCAAGTCTCACGATCATGAGGAATTTCCAAGACAGTGCTACAAGGCACCGTACAGAGGTTGATGAAGAGAAGCAGACAAAGAAAACGATGGGAAgatttagtccattggctgatttgagaataccaccagaacattgaaaacatggccgcgtcTTTTTACCACAGTTTTACTGCGTGTGCAGCATGAagcaattttatctcttatgaaaaggcatgatagatagaacagttttacactcaactcttcacatcaatacaatttgtgcgtagattctacaccttcgtcAGTTCGTGGTTAGTTTGTGTGaaattcagagtttatatacaggtcatcgctgcgttaTATAATAAacacgctatagcgtgaactaggtgaactggatttttctttagaccagaaagatgttaaatgaacaATTCCAGTGATATaaatatggtatgtcaataatagattctttatgtgttttcatcaataccataataaatattatttttaatcaatttaacaagaattattccaacatattgactaatgtatttagtttgagcgcgatgattcttgatactgttaatactcgaatcaaatagaaATGCCCGACAAACAactaaaacagatttgttcgaagaacgcgcgtataaatatttaaaatatgtacggatatttCGCgagtggccggttgactcatatgttttaatttcacttcaattattatgcatatggcatatagtcgccgcttcgtatgtccgtccgtccgtgtgtccgtccgtgtttccgtccgtgtgtccgtccgttcgtccgtgcacaatttttgtccgggctatttctcagcaactaatgaccggaattcaatgaaactttatggaaagctttactaccaagaggagatgtgcataataccagcggtttctggtcggatgatttttcgcagagttatggacctttgaaattttccattaactgtacatatagtgcaatttttgtccgggctatttctcagcaactaatgaccggaattcaatgacgcttaatgggaagcttcactaccaagaggagatgtgcatattatcagcgggttctggtcggatgattattcagagttatggttctttgaaattttctataaaaaaatattgtccccccaactactgtgccctcaagacgtttccttttatctgaatatatagtgcaatattgtgacaaaaaaaactttggggagcatcacttgtctcagacggtttcttgttcttttggttttctgttttgtatctataggtttatgaccagcaatatgtaataatgtaaaataagccgctaAAACTCctcgtaacatcccgtactgcgtgtgatgcagctaagaaccgcacagaaaaagacattcgctatccttgatctcattcatttctttacctttaataaacaccaaccacaatcaacgccgttaatattttttaaagatatttcttgttatttaaagttttaatataagctaacataataaacataatttaaaaaggtGTAGAGTTCCAAatgttcaaatataatattttatttacctctatattgttataaacatattttaataaataaaaaacaactccCTTTATTAATTACgaaaagtttaaaatatttatccACGTTTAATACATTTTCAGACCAATTACCTTTGGAATTCGTATCGTTCATACCTTAGAAAACTTTTCAAACTCTATGATTTAATAGTTCAGatcaaatacatatttgttaatattaaatcGACAGTTACACAGACCTTTTAATAAACATGAtttcccccaccccaccccaagcACACACACACCATTGCTTCATATTCTTATAATTATATCCACATTCAATGAAACTGGAATTACAAACATTCACGATGTTAACAATACGTTCCATGATTGAGAAACACATTTCTTTAATGGAGCAGTTAAAAAtcattatatatgtttatttacttgTTCATTAGTATTTATAAGAGTGATCTACTTACATTACATTCCATGtagctttaaaatatataaatgatcaacaGTATTAATACTTATCAAGATATTGCAATACGAACGCAGTTTTGAGAAAGTATGTATGTGCTTACATACCGATTTATGTATTCCCATAAAGGTAGACAATAAACATCTGCACGAGGCAAATAGCGTTAAACTATCAAACAAACCTTACTGTGTAGAATATTTATGCTATTTAATTTTCCTCCGATACAAGCAAACTCTTTTTGCGACCGATTAATAATATGAAACCTGGCGTAAAAGTATTCAAAGACCAGTATATATAGTGCTTTATAGTGATATACATATACCTGAAGATTCTTATATATACCATTACTCATGACCATGCATATTGTGATGTCTTTACCTATCTTTAAGCGTATAAATTTAAGACAATCAAAATTAATCGATAATACAAGAATagtaatatacaaatataatgcaAACCCCAAATTGATATGTCACAgctacatttaacaaaataaagtcCTAATATGTGACCCCGTTTTCACATTCAGTGCATTTATATATCAAATGAATaatctttcacatttatatcgCTCATATCTTGAAAAAGTATTTCAAAATGTTGGCTTTGCATTACAACGTTTTATTCCAGCTAGTGCAGATAGTTTTCACCGTAGATGTATTTCGTAGTTTTGATCAAATACGATTACTAATCGTTCTTATAGTTTTATCGAATGGAACTTAAGCTCGAATATATTAGACTTATAGCAACTGTGTTCAGGCCgtcaatacatacatatacatatccAATCTCTAAAAATCCATTTATTAACAATAAACCAGGAAATAATTGTCTTGAACACATATTTATGTTCTTCTTCCCATTAATTGCAGGCTTCTCTGAAGCAGCGACGCAATTTGACTATTCAATGGTTATAAACATATGAGTCTTGGCCCTGGGTGGAACCAGTTCTAGGGtgaaatctaaagaatgctcttACAGTTTGGATCGAAACCGTgatctcccgatcgctaggcgagcaccatatctactacgccacGGCTACCAATCTGATCGAAGTAAAGCCACAAAATACTTTAAACGTATTATCGTATAAATTAATGcgataaatgtgttttttgttctCCTACTCGTCATAGATCGAAGTTAATATATTGCGATACGCACGGAGTTTATATTACCGTATTATCTATTACACAAGTTCCCTTGTGAACGAAGTCGAATGGTGCTTCTTTCCTATTAAGGTATAAATGATTACAAAAATATAGctttaaaagaacaatttacaTATACTAAAGTATGATTATAAATCTGGTAATATGTAAGGTTAATTAATTTACCGACTTCTCATTTTTGGTTTTAAActtataaatgatattttgtatcaatttttatgaaaactttgcaaaaacgatattatatattacacgatTACCTAACTTTTTAGTCTCCTTTTGATGTAAGAACAAGTTTCGTCGAGTAATGTTCATTGTGCACACAATGTTGTTTTTGTAGATGATTTGATTCTTTAAGAGGACATTCAATCTAAAAGAAATTACACACATTAGAAATTGAGAATATTGAAAACTATTATTAATGTTTCATATATGTTATTTGTCAATATTACAACATAGTTGGAAACGCCTCGTGGATGCGCAACTCGTGTCTTTTATTTGAATTATACTTCATTCAATGAGTGTATAATGtactttatgttatttatatgtacTTATTTTtagttattcatatttatttaaatatcacaccattatatcattataataaaatagAGAATGAGCATACTGCGATCAGGCTTGTATGAAATTTACGCAGCAAATCAAAACATAGTTCTCTTTTATCGATTTATTATAAATGGTTATCGCAATGCAAACACTGTTACATTTGGTAAACAATTTCGTTGTTACTATCCATTAAAATATTTGAGGCAAACAAATGGAATGTTAGTTCGTTTATATTAGACTAATAACAATTGTGTTGATGCCGTCAATACATAAATATCCATACCCAGTCCATGAAAATgcatttaagaaaaataaacCAGGAAATAATGGTCCTggtgtggtgtggtggtggtgggtgtggtggtggtggtggtggtggtggtggtggtggtggtggtggtggtggtggtggtggtggtggtggtggtggtggtggtggtggtggtggtggtggtggtggtttcaGTGGCGATATAGGTATTTGTAGCGGTGTTGTCTATAGAGCAGTATATTCGGTTTtgctgctggtggtggtggtggtggtggtggttgtgacgAGATATTAGTGCTGATTGTGGTCGCAGCTATATTGATGATAGCGGTAATGGTTATGGTTCTGGCGGTTGTTTAGGTTCGGTGGTGACGGGGGTAATGTTTCCAGCATTTGATACAGttttggtggttgtggtggtggcggcggcggtggtgatGGCATTGACCGCTGTTTAGTTTTCGTTTCTTACTTGGTGCAAATTTGGTAGTTTGAATTTCACTGCAATATTGATAGTTTTATTTCGCTTTCATCAACTTGTTCGTTTTGGTTACtagataaatgcatatttcatttaagaCATTCGAACGGTTTTTATATAACCAAACCAGtgtaataaataatgatataatgcTAAAAAAAGAAACAGCAGTTCATTTCATAAGGGCGATGTTATTTGATCGCAATTTCTGCGTTATGATGCATAGTTGTCAAACCACAATCCCGTGTTATTAATTAGCCAGTTATCAGAACAATAATGAGTGGacgaaaaatattgaaaatgtggAAATAAGTTTCTTGTATGGAGTAATTACTATTTGTGTGATTATGAGAACGATAACGTCAAAATGTGCTCAGGTTTCGGTACATTATTTCTGCGCTGCAAATGAGTAGTTTTAAACGATAACTAAGTTATTTGCCAACAGAATGATTATATAGTATTAAGTTAGAAAGGAACGTTGAAGTCTTTGCCAAGTGTCTTGGTTTTATACCTTTACAATATTGTGTCATCTTTCTGAATGTACAGGATTTGTTGTCATGTCTTTTTGTCAAAGCCAAAATTTACATGCCACCATATAGTTTTACTCATTTCagctatttttttcaatattttcatgCAAAATAGGTAGCAGACAACATTATAATATTCTACTTATGGTATGCAATGTAGTTCGCGATCGTGTTTCGCATTTTTGCTCTTACAGGAAGCGCATAAGAACAACACTGGATTATGTTAGTAAGATGTTTTAGTTTTAAATCATTGTTCCTAATTTCTGCTATTTAATGCATTCTTTCCCTGGTTGTATGTTTTTTTGTAGCCCAAAATTacagaaaacaacatatttcaattCCCCGGCATCTGTTTATGTCTGGAAACTTATAGCAATTGGCCCGTCCATACGAGATTAACCGAAACGACACGTTCCGTCTGACACAATTATGACTCCcacaaagctttgatatttatatGCAAGCTGTATTTGAACACGTTCAACACACCCTCGTTAACTTTCTCCGGTTTGACCATGATATTGTCCCACCTTTAGACTAGTTCAGAAGGTCTTAGTTCTAAATAAGTCAAATGTTCGCATTTCGTCCTACATATATAATGCTTCATAGAACGTGTTGATGCCTACATAGAGGATGCCTATCAACTATCAACGTATCCTCCTCACCTGCCTTCATTTGTATCTTTAAATTGACTTACTTTATGGACTTAGACTAATTCAAACGGTAAAACTACGAGGTTTGTCAAATTAACCATTCGCTTAACATCGAATACTGCTTACTTAAGAAGCTTTGATATTTCCTTTCAATACTCAAATTACCTGGTCCCATGACATTGAAAATGAGTTAACATTCATAACAGAGGAACTTTATTTAGACTTATGGTGTCATATAATGTTCTGTGACAGCTAGTTTTGATGAACATTTATTTTACGTTGAATTCTTCCGTATCCAAAATAAAAATGAGGCTAATTATATCAATCTTTCAGAGCCTTGAATCTATACTTGTTTttacaatgtttgtttattttacatattttgtcGTCTTTGTAGATAATTATAcggtttgaataaaaaaaatcttaaaaatcaTGGTAAACAAATCATAATCtgcaatttgtttaaaacataaagATGATCGTATATTCCTTTTATAGACATTAATGAAGTTTATAATACAATCAGATACACACCATTTAAGTTTCACACAAGGAAATGCTTGCATTTGACCCCTTTGTTCACGCATAGCATTAATTCGTATTTTGCATATCTTTGTGACAAACAGTGATAATTCGACAATACACAAAAAGCATattcacatttattaaatttcaatatcGTTCATGCAAGAGAAAACAATGGCGTACCTCGAAACAATAATTCGATCAAGGTCCATGTAAGCCAGAAACTACTAACTTAAAACGCAGTCTTGTTTCATTAACACGTGTAGTAATCCTCTAAATAATTTAACAACTCTGTAGGAATGTGCTTGCTTAACAGTTGATCCATCgtttatgatatttatgaaaGACCATAATTGTAAGTATAATACAGGCAACAAAGTGGTGTGACGCTTTAGAGGTCTTCATGACGTCATTATAATTTGTGTGTATTGACTTATAAAGTAAGACATTGAAAAGTGCATTCTCATATTGATCATCTACTGGTTTTCTTTAAATATGATCTATGATATAGTCTATGATTATAAAAGATAATATTGAGCTTGATTGGTTAAATGTGCAGATCTTTTAAAACTGGAATGTTTTCATTTTGAACTTATCTTCATCAACTCTATATTTGTTCAGGATACCTGATCATCCTTAGAACTTAGAACATATCGATACGTAAGAATTATGGTGTAGCCAGACAAGAATGAAGAACATCTTTTTCATTAAGCCTTATAGGATTTGAAGGGATCGATGGACTGAATGAAGCAATTTGTTTACTTCGAAGGGGTTGTTTTCAATCGTATTACTCTTGACAGCGATTTCATTAGGGTTTTAGATCTACAGGTTGTAATTAATTAAAGATATGCATATCCCGTATTCCGTTACATTACGGACGCATATGAGCATTGCAAACTGCCCACTTACGTGGTTGGTGCATACacaattcaaatatttaaaattacctgTATAATCCCGGGCTGATCACACACCTCATCACTTCCCTCGCAAGCCTCTTGGAGTGTTCCTATCTCTTGAATGGTATTCTGCAGTAAAGTTTGAAGTTTTGAATTTCTTTCAAAGCTGAATTTGACAATTGTGTTTTCCAAGGAAGACTGCCTTATAACAGAATTTAAATTCTGTAATTCTTTCTCTAGTCTTTTCGATATTATATACAGATgcttttgctgatttttttctgacAATTCTTGAATAGTATTTGTTTGTTCTTGGATATGCCGTTTTGTATCTTTGCATTTGACTTGAACCTTTTTTAGATTTTCTTCATTCTGTGCATAGCGAACGTTTCCTGCATTTTTCGACTGGGATACTAACTTATCAAGTCTTGTTAGTAATTCCTTGTAGTACTTTTCAATGGCATTCAAATATGTTTCTTTGCATTCGTTGTTCGATTTCAAATTTTCTTCGATATGCTTTTCTATCGTGCATATTTCCTGTTCTAAATTCTTAAGAGTCGTAATGCGTTCACTGGTGCGTTGTTTGTCGAATGTGATTTCATGAAGATCAACGATTGAATCTTTACATATCATGTGATTCGTACGAATACATCGTCCGCACACAGTAGCATCGTGTTTCTCGCAATAAAGGGCAAGGTTTTCTGTAACATGGAGCGAACATTTTTGTTGATGGATGTCCTTTTCTCTTATTAGTGGACCACTTGCCAGTTTCTTCGATGTATCAAGTTGAAATGTAATGTGGCCAGGCGCATTTTTGTGTAATTCGAAGCATTTTTTACCCAGACGCACAGTGCAGTTTTCGCAGAAACCAAACACGGGTTCGTTAAAGCAAAATCCACAGTTTTCAAAGTTCGAAGCCATGGTAAAATGCCTGTAAAGTCATAACAGTTGTTTTTAAGATGTTGGGGAACATAAGCAGATACTTACGTCTACTTTGCATCGGTTGAAACGATGCTGTACAACCAAACGATAGCTACAACAACCATATTATTGTGCTCGATTTGCTGCTATGTTTATACAGATAAGACCAATATTGCAGTTTTCAACACAGATGTATTAACTATTGACATATTTTGAAAGATTTTGAGAAAAATCCTTTATTTAGTTATGTGAAGCTTTATAACATTAACGACGTTACTACTTCACAATGTGAGCATAGCACTTGCAGTTGTAACAAATGTATTATGCTT containing:
- the LOC127842803 gene encoding tripartite motif-containing protein 45-like isoform X15, with the translated sequence MASNFENCGFCFNEPVFGFCENCTVRLGKKCFELHKNAPGHITFQLDTSKKLASGPLIREKDIHQQKCSLHVTENLALYCEKHDATVCGRCIRTNHMICKDSIVDLHEITFDKQRTSERITTLKNLEQEICTIEKHIEENLKSNNECKETYLNAIEKYYKELLTRLDKLVSQSKNAGNVRYAQNEENLKKVQVKCKDTKRHIQEQTNTIQELSEKNQQKHLYIISKRLEKELQNLNSVIRQSSLENTIVKFSFERNSKLQTLLQNTIQEIGTLQEACEGSDEVCDQPGIIQTDIPSARSEIAVDTDCSWLESRPKYDINESNTNTKCMEVNKEWLETRPEDDFILKYGNCIADISCFSAVYS
- the LOC127842803 gene encoding tripartite motif-containing protein 45-like isoform X13; the protein is MASNFENCGFCFNEPVFGFCENCTVRLGKKCFELHKNAPGHITFQLDTSKKLASGPLIREKDIHQQKCSLHVTENLALYCEKHDATVCGRCIRTNHMICKDSIVDLHEITFDKQRTSERITTLKNLEQEICTIEKHIEENLKSNNECKETYLNAIEKYYKELLTRLDKLVSQSKNAGNVRYAQNEENLKKVQVKCKDTKRHIQEQTNTIQELSEKNQQKHLYIISKRLEKELQNLNSVIRQSSLENTIVKFSFERNSKLQTLLQNTIQEIGTLQEACEGSDEVCDQPGIIQTDIPSARSEIAVDTDCSWLESRPKYDINESNTNTKCMEVNKEWLETRPKDVNYIEDDFILKYGNCIADISCFSAVYS
- the LOC127842803 gene encoding tripartite motif-containing protein 45-like isoform X10, whose protein sequence is MASNFENCGFCFNEPVFGFCENCTVRLGKKCFELHKNAPGHITFQLDTSKKLASGPLIREKDIHQQKCSLHVTENLALYCEKHDATVCGRCIRTNHMICKDSIVDLHEITFDKQRTSERITTLKNLEQEICTIEKHIEENLKSNNECKETYLNAIEKYYKELLTRLDKLVSQSKNAGNVRYAQNEENLKKVQVKCKDTKRHIQEQTNTIQELSEKNQQKHLYIISKRLEKELQNLNSVIRQSSLENTIVKFSFERNSKLQTLLQNTIQEIGTLQEACEGSDEVCDQPGIIQTDIPSARSEIAVDTDCSWLESRPKYDINESNTNTKCMEVNKEWLETRPKDVNYIEDDFILKYGNCIIKSENLADISCFSAVYS
- the LOC127842803 gene encoding tripartite motif-containing protein 45-like isoform X21; amino-acid sequence: MASNFENCGFCFNEPVFGFCENCTVRLGKKCFELHKNAPGHITFQLDTSKKLASGPLIREKDIHQQKCSLHVTENLALYCEKHDATVCGRCIRTNHMICKDSIVDLHEITFDKQRTSERITTLKNLEQEICTIEKHIEENLKSNNECKETYLNAIEKYYKELLTRLDKLVSQSKNAGNVRYAQNEENLKKVQVKCKDTKRHIQEQTNTIQELSEKNQQKHLYIISKRLEKELQNLNSVIRQSSLENTIVKFSFERNSKLQTLLQNTIQEIGTLQEACEGSDEVCDQPGIIQTDIPSARSEIAVWLESRPKYDINESNTNTKCMEVNKEWLETRPDSHKFHLLLQR
- the LOC127842803 gene encoding tripartite motif-containing protein 45-like isoform X23; the encoded protein is MASNFENCGFCFNEPVFGFCENCTVRLGKKCFELHKNAPGHITFQLDTSKKLASGPLIREKDIHQQKCSLHVTENLALYCEKHDATVCGRCIRTNHMICKDSIVDLHEITFDKQRTSERITTLKNLEQEICTIEKHIEENLKSNNECKETYLNAIEKYYKELLTRLDKLVSQSKNAGNVRYAQNEENLKKVQVKCKDTKRHIQEQTNTIQELSEKNQQKHLYIISKRLEKELQNLNSVIRQSSLENTIVKFSFERNSKLQTLLQNTIQEIGTLQEACEGSDEVCDQPGIIQTDIPSARSEIAVDTDCSWLESRPSNTNTKCMEVNKEWLETRPDSHKFHLLLQR
- the LOC127842803 gene encoding tripartite motif-containing protein 45-like isoform X5; this encodes MASNFENCGFCFNEPVFGFCENCTVRLGKKCFELHKNAPGHITFQLDTSKKLASGPLIREKDIHQQKCSLHVTENLALYCEKHDATVCGRCIRTNHMICKDSIVDLHEITFDKQRTSERITTLKNLEQEICTIEKHIEENLKSNNECKETYLNAIEKYYKELLTRLDKLVSQSKNAGNVRYAQNEENLKKVQVKCKDTKRHIQEQTNTIQELSEKNQQKHLYIISKRLEKELQNLNSVIRQSSLENTIVKFSFERNSKLQTLLQNTIQEIGTLQEACEGSDEVCDQPGIIQTDIPSARSEIAVDTDCSWLESRPKYDINESNTNTKCMEVNKEWLETRPEDDFILIKSENLADISCNDTNYRIYNTCEVSRSLFKILMNK
- the LOC127842803 gene encoding tripartite motif-containing protein 45-like isoform X9 codes for the protein MASNFENCGFCFNEPVFGFCENCTVRLGKKCFELHKNAPGHITFQLDTSKKLASGPLIREKDIHQQKCSLHVTENLALYCEKHDATVCGRCIRTNHMICKDSIVDLHEITFDKQRTSERITTLKNLEQEICTIEKHIEENLKSNNECKETYLNAIEKYYKELLTRLDKLVSQSKNAGNVRYAQNEENLKKVQVKCKDTKRHIQEQTNTIQELSEKNQQKHLYIISKRLEKELQNLNSVIRQSSLENTIVKFSFERNSKLQTLLQNTIQEIGTLQEACEGSDEVCDQPGIIQTDIPSARSEIAVWLESRPKYDINESNTNTKCMEVNKEWLETRPEDDFILIKSENLADISCNDTNYRIYNTCEVSRSLFKILMNK
- the LOC127842803 gene encoding tripartite motif-containing protein 45-like isoform X2 produces the protein MASNFENCGFCFNEPVFGFCENCTVRLGKKCFELHKNAPGHITFQLDTSKKLASGPLIREKDIHQQKCSLHVTENLALYCEKHDATVCGRCIRTNHMICKDSIVDLHEITFDKQRTSERITTLKNLEQEICTIEKHIEENLKSNNECKETYLNAIEKYYKELLTRLDKLVSQSKNAGNVRYAQNEENLKKVQVKCKDTKRHIQEQTNTIQELSEKNQQKHLYIISKRLEKELQNLNSVIRQSSLENTIVKFSFERNSKLQTLLQNTIQEIGTLQEACEGSDEVCDQPGIIQTDIPSARSEIAVDTDCSWLESRPKYDINESNTNTKCMEVNKEWLETRPEDDFILKYGNCIIKSENLADISCNDTNYRIYNTCEVSRSLFKILMNK
- the LOC127842803 gene encoding tripartite motif-containing protein 45-like isoform X17; this translates as MASNFENCGFCFNEPVFGFCENCTVRLGKKCFELHKNAPGHITFQLDTSKKLASGPLIREKDIHQQKCSLHVTENLALYCEKHDATVCGRCIRTNHMICKDSIVDLHEITFDKQRTSERITTLKNLEQEICTIEKHIEENLKSNNECKETYLNAIEKYYKELLTRLDKLVSQSKNAGNVRYAQNEENLKKVQVKCKDTKRHIQEQTNTIQELSEKNQQKHLYIISKRLEKELQNLNSVIRQSSLENTIVKFSFERNSKLQTLLQNTIQEIGTLQEACEGSDEVCDQPGIIQTDIPSARSEIAVDTDCSWLESRPKYDINESNTNTKCMEVNKEEDDFILKYGNCIADISCFSAVYS